TacattctcaattaattattcTCAGTAACTAGTTATTAGAATATTAGAACACAACACATACTTTCAACTTAAATACTTAACTGTTAAACACAATAGGGCTTACACTTTCTTTGGTTGGTGTGATATTCCATTCTCCACGGCCTTGTCTtgtaataaaaagtaaaaacgtTTTCTTACTagaaaaattatactatatatCCAACTGATCGTATAATGCGCGCATAAGCGCATTGATTACATACATGAAAATCTTTGTCAAAATGAACTGTACTTTTGCTTTTTagtgttaattaattaagttcatTTCAAACTTTCAATGGATGATTCATAGCCTTCTATAATGTTGACTAGAGCACTTTGCCCTACGTACCAGAGTGTGAATAGAACTGCAAAAAGCTTCAGTGATGCATAGAAGTCAAACGTTGAATCTTATATTTCTGAAAAGCTACTACCATTAGAGCCACCTTTTTTCGGTGGAGAACATCCACCGTCAAGTGTATATATGTAATCTTGTAGTTGAATAATAAACAAGCTGTAAGCTACCACTACTATGTAAGTTAGCTACCAGgagcataaaataaaaagtcagTCCATCGATCAATACATGGtgttcataaaagaaaaatgaatcacGTTATATTGTAAAAGCTAGTAAGCTACCACGACTAAAGCtccttagaaaaaaatataaaaatttattacaataatataatatatcctCTTTTGGAAGGAGATCACCAACATAAAATAGACCACTTATCTATATATTATGAAAGGCTACTTGCTACCATCCCCAACGCCTCCTTTTATGGTGGAAGATTAAAAGGGCCTCATGGCAAATCATTACCACCACTAAAAGCCTCCATGTCTCTTagggcaaagaaaaaaaaaaactatctttaACTCGTTAAGCCAATAAACCTAGTAGTATAAATTCGATTTGTGAAGCTAAAACTTTATTCCGTTGCCGGGACTTGAACCCGGGTCTTTCGGGTGAGAGCCGAATATCCTAACCAACTAGACTACAACGGATTATTGACAACACTAGAagatagtaaaattaaaatgtatgcataacTTGACGATTATCATTCACTCTTCTCTTACTTGTCAGATAAAAAAGCTATAATTCAATTTCACATTCTCAGCTTcagaagcttttttttttggtataaatAATAaccattttgatttttgaatatgcgtactttgtttttttgcacagcaaaaaattatatattgaattaAGTTAATTGTTTATATACAAGATGTGCAAAACCCAACCACAGCAGGTACCTAAAAgatacaggaaaaaaaaaaaaaactaaagaaaccCGAGACCACCCCATGCAGTGCCTCAAGCACTTAAATGTAGAGTGCGGTGttctttatatttaattgaaacaataaaataattatttttaactttttctttgcCTTATTGCTTAACATATCGATCAATAGGTAGACAAGTTAAATAATAGAaaggtttgttttttttttaaaaaaaaaaaaaacctactgTTCATAAGTCACTCTAATTGTGGACAGATAGTAATGGGATAAGGAGAGAATGTCTTGAAGTCTCCCATTGATAGTTATCGGCAAAGATAATTGTTCAAGTCTtacattgattaaaaataatattaaaaaatatataaatgagaaataatttttattttacaagtttAGTTATGTAAGATTGAGTTAAACTTAAATTTACATTCTAACATGATATTAAAGTATATCTTTAACTCATTATGTTCTAAcacttatttaaatttattgtatgGCATAATGACCTAAAATACTTGTATAAATGTTTAAGAAaacttacaaaaataatatgtccataaatttagttttaacttatttcaataaaaaattataatattttctaaaaataacatgtaacttatataaaatcaatttaatattatttatcttcaattataaaaatattttggtttgattatatttttttgtctcttaAGTATCtcaaatatgtaattttgatttctcaagttttaattgtacaaattgaatccttcatatatcacaattaaacaattttagtccatttgtttgtctttcattaaatattcaTTAGATTTTACTAATAGAAAAGTAAATGATGttattttctttcacaattATGTGACCTAAGAGTATAATTTATGTCACATCAATATGTGTCAGGTCAcctgttaatttttaaatcttcTAATATGTCATTATCTAATatcaggcaaaaaaaaaaaaaagttaaatattgaatgataaatcaacaaagtgatgaaaatCCTAGAATTACAATACCTGAATAATACAATTTgcacaatcaaaactcaaataagtaaaattacacaattataataTGTAAGAGAACAAAAGTATAATCTAGTCAAACATTGTATACATAACTGATTATATGataagtatttattaattaatttaataagtaattaattaaattgtttaccCAAATCAAtcctaattgaaaatataaattattaaaagatttGATTTAAATGATATAGTAACATGTGAATAGGGATGGATCTGAGTAAAATactataatttttgtttatttttttgaaaggataattttgttgataatattttgttgttgttgttgatatatTAAACTGGAGATGCTCTTGAAAAAACAGCAATCGAAAAGCATGTGTGTAGCATTGGAGAACAACTTTTAATGAGTAACCAATATCATTGATTGCAGGCGGCATGCAGGATTTAGTCAGTGCTCTTCAATTTGAGTGAGACCTCCATAACATGATtgcaacaatattttatttggttCTATGCTTGCTTCTTTTATGCAAAAAAATTGGAAGGATCGTGCAGCAAGCCACCAATGCAAATGTTAAATGGAAGAACGGATTGAAGTAATAAGATTGAAAAACAATGTTAAAGTGTTGAATTGGTAATTTAGCGTTTAAATTGaccattgaaataaattttaataatgtaCATTTATAGTTCTAATTTTTCACTATAATAAAGTATTCTCGTTTGATATACTccctattaatatatatttatttggtCTTATAGTAATTGtggtgtaaaaaaatataaaataattgttattttaatattttaatctaacattaattatgtttgtttaCTTATATCtctaataatattaatgatgaacaataaaatttaaaattaaattaataattataagattagttttgtaaaaatgttattatttctcattcatttattattatttttatttatgtaaaataatctaaaataacaattataataaaatagatGGAGTACGATTTTAGATTGTTATAGACAAGAGAGTCTTTTAAAGCTTAAAACAAAAGTTTAGTACAAATGATAATACATAGAGTGATTAGCAACAGTATTTTGAAGACAACTTTTTGAATGAGCGGTAAAACGAGACAAATAAAATGTGTTATAACGTATGGTTATGTTTAtgtatttttgtattatatgATCCTCTCTTTCATTGATCTGTTTTCAATATACGAATTGAAAATAATGAGCAAAATTGACAAGTAGATAAAATATCCTTAGAGACTATTAAACAATCTATAGTAGATGTATATTGGATTGTACtactcaacaattttttttaagaaatatagtaatttttacattttctcaattttataAACAATCAATACACAACAATTAAATGCATGATAAACTTATCATGATTGTTACCATTTTTCGAAATATATGCACTCTGtctgtctctctttttttttcttcgaaaTATTAAAAGGTTAAGAATATTGATAACACGTTATACCATCATATTCCAACAGACCCAAAATATAGCAGTAAATAAAATCGTCCAGTAGaacttcataaaaaataataaagagtcCATTATTGTCGTACAGAGTGGAACCAAAACCAAACTCCACCAATATTGCACATGAGATATTTGCAATAAGTCTCAATCTGAGTTACATTTGGAGTAAAGGAACTACAGTTCGTGGCTCGGAGttcttctttttccatttaaagAGGAGGCCAGGCAAGGGATAGTGGtagttttaaactttaaatgcTGTAATTAATTTAGGGAACCGTTTTATAAATGCTCCAGCAACCACTTACCACATAGGATCCTTACGTGGTTTATTTAAATGGTGATGCATGGGATTGTTGAATACACACATTAGTAGTTAAAGTTCTCACTTGAGTTCTGAACTCCTCTGCATTCCTTAGTGAGGCTAATGGAACTACAgttaatattggtgaaaatgATACTAGCACTAGCAATggccatgatgatgatgatgccaTGTTATTCAGTTGCTGTGGACATTAATCAACAAGTGAGGCAAGTGGCAGCAAAGCATAACGTGTCTTGCCTCCTAGTTTTTGGAGACTCAAGTGTTGATTCAGGGAACAACAATGCCCTTCACACCACTATGAAAAGCAACTTTCCTCCTTATGGGAAAGACTTCTTTGACAGCCGCCCAACTGGAAGGTTTAGTAATGGGAGACTTGCCACAGACTTCGTTGGTAAGAAAAAACTCAAACCCCCCTTTCCTTTGTTTTCATCACTTTTCCTATGGCATGAGTAGGTTACTAGGAGAACATAAAGAGTTTGTTTTAGAAAAGCTTACAGCAAAATATGCTATTCGTTTACAATGTAAAGTAACTTTCCATTTGTCATCTAACCCTGaccttcttttttatatatagtttgctaattttaaaataattagcttaaaagttatattaataatattttgtattgattgataatgtaatttttttcacattaaCAAGAGTAATATTATTAAACTTTAAAGGATTTAGCTAACTAATgttcttaaaagaagaaaatgtttaTTATAGAAACTATAGAAaagtacaaaaataattatgaatagtgtaatttatgtattttaataaaaaataatccttttttaattcattaactTGTGTCCTAAGgatattattagtttttctttttataaagttatttcatttgcattcaaaatatataacatacaaCTTGAAATATGATCAAAGTTCTGGATAATAGCAAAAGATAATGATGTTCTAGCTAATTTCTAAGCAACATTGTtggctattttaaaaaatatatatatatatttgtatatattaatagcACTAGTTAGcatttaacaattttaaatttattaataagcacttataaaaaaaattaagaaataaaaaatgatagggTGTTAATCACTTGTCTTGTCCCACAAATTCAGTTTTTCTTGAAGGAATTTTTAAcaggtatttttttaaaagaaattgaacctaattattttgatgatgagtTTAGGTTATACTTTGAATCATTCGACCTAATCAAATatcatatattcttttaaaatttataattttttaaataactaaattattgAATCATGTTTAATTTGTCTAACATgatatttatattcatattgttattattaattttaaaatcatcataaaaaatatctcaattgTAGGtgtatattttcataatttaatgatttaattatatataatattaaaattaatatattatgccAACAAGATGAATTGATTTGTTCTTGTCCCATATGTTTCGGTTGGGTTCTAGTTCAAAAAATCAACCCTATCAAAAATTTGAGTTGGATAAGAACACAAATAAACATGTCCCACAAACACCCAAAAGactttttaaaagttgagatattttttaattttattttcctccTCCATAAACGTGTTTATAAAACCTTAGGTGTTTTGATCAATTGTTACCAAACTGATCTGTAAGGTACCAAGTAGGTATAGGGGTACTCTTAAGTCTCAAGTGAAAAGTCTCTCGCTGAAATTTTTacgaaaaaaaatccttaaggGAGGGTGTAAATCAGTACAAGTCTCCCCATAATAACCTCAGAAAGATAGAGCATGTGGACAAGATCCGAAAAAATGTGTTTATAAAAATGATCTAAATTGACTTAATGTACCGACTTACCTACCTTACcttgaattcaacttttaattaaaagaacGGAGAGGACAAGGATAGAATTTTAGATTACTTGTCATAAAAGCTTCCATACTACAGTAGCTAGTACTATGTCAATTGTCAAAAACACAGACTATTATTAGGTGAAGACATATCTAATGTATTATTAATGCTGTGTTGCTGAtgtatataaaatcataaaagatgGTTTCTATCTAGGTTAATGATACATAAATATATACCTTGATTTTTCTTATAAGCATCCATTAAAcacgttttatttttctttacttctcaccttttattatattatattcacATTTATacttttctcttgtttttttttctctccctctctctttctctctaaaaGTGTCAAATAACATAGAATGTCCATACATCATTattcttctatatatataacacataaAATCATTCAATAGCTTAGGACCTAACTCTGTTCTAGATCTGTGAAATGGAACTAAGCATTAATCTAAAAAGAGGACGTGATCGCAAGCTACTTTAATTTTGGCTAGACTAGTACAATAGTGATATCATCTCACGAACAGCATGAGTTTCCATAAAAAATATGCTTCCTTAGTTCCTTTATTCACATCACATGTTTCTACGTTATTTTTCTTCTCATGTTAGAAGAAGCCTATCTTCTATTGCATGTAGTAAACTATGAGTATGAGTGTTTCCAAACATACGTGCAGCTGAAGCATTGGGGTACAGAAAAGCGATTCCACCTTTTCTTGATCCAAATTTGAAACCAGAAGATCTGCAATATGGTGTTAGTTTTGCATCAGCAGCCACAGGTTTTGATGATTACACTGCTGAAGTTTCGGTACATACATTCTATATGACCCTTTGTTATGCAACatacatattaattaaataaaaagccAATTAAGAAgcatttgaataattatttttgtgactAATTAATTGGCTTCAACTTTTGATGAAACAGAATGTTTTGTCCGTTTCCAAACAGATCGAGTATTTTGCGCATTATAAGATACACTTGAAAAATGCGGTGGGTGAAGAAAGGGCAGAATTTATTACAAGAAATGCGTTGTATATAATTAGTATGGGTACAAATGACTTTCTGCAGAACTATTTCTTGGAACCTACTCGCCCTAAGCAATTCAGCTTGCTTGAATTTGAGAATTTCTTGCTCTCCCGCTTCTCTAAGGACGTTGAGGTAATTCCCTCTTTCACCACCTTAACTCAATTACTACATTCACGTGTTATCTGTTCACTAAATTatctataatataaatataaatagacATATTTatatgttacattttttttaattttattttacagataatttttttggataatcatatttttaaaaaaaactaattttgaggtgttatattttttatttaaaaatcattttttttaattgcattttttgtttaaattattatatatcttaAAACATTTCAAATGGTTTAAAATAGCATACGCTTGTATTTATCAAACACTACTAATTTcagtataaaaaaacacaaacattaCTAATATTGGCCAACATACTTTCCAactaaaagaaaactaaaaactaactgCTCGCCGAAGTCGTTGCTTTTCTAGTATTCTTTggcaagaaaatgaaattttgattcCATTGACTTTAATACTCTGCCTACTTTTTTCGGTACAATACTCTCTCCTACTTTACAGCTTTGCATTTAATTTTGTTGGTACATGGATTACATTTTCTTGCACTGGATGGGCCTGTATGTCGGGAGGCCCAGGCCCCAGGTTGATAGCTCCCCGCTGAAAATAACACCAATAATAAAGTGCTATTAATTGTGTGATTAGCAGTTTTAGatagttttgtaaaaaaagaagaaaaaaaagcagtTTTATATAGTTTGATGAAGTTACCTCTAATTGTGCAGTATTACTTGTTGAAGTGTCCTTAGCTTTGACTGCCTCAAATATGTTAATGATGCTTATCCCTTTCCATATGTATCATCGTAAAAGAGCAGTCccattcaatctttttttttaaatgatggaAGTAACCAGAATGTCTCACCAATGGAACAATCTGAGAGCCTTTTATTAATTGCAAACGCATGCTCCTTCCGCATCTTTTAATTGATCTTTCAgaagaaaactttaattttttattaaaagtttaaGATAATGTTTATAGTGAGATTTTTTCTACAAGACATTGAGGAGAATAAATATtgactatttaaattttatcatgaattaataagattaaaatatatgaatgaagtaagtttttttaaaaaaatatatataattttttaggttATCACACGACAAAAGAAGTGTTGACCTAAGTTTATTCATCTCACTTTTACATAATAATGACTCTCTTATCAGATATAACTATAATTTGTAAGTGACATGAAATATTAGGAAAttaagatataattttaatataaataaattgtactattttataattaatctacGAGTCAAGATCGGTACCCTTTGAAAACCGAACATATGAAGTGAAATGAAATGGAGTATGACTGATCATGAATGTAATTTGGTGGCTACAGGCAATGCATAGACTGGGTGCCAGGAGGTTGATCATTGTAGGGGTCCTACCTCTGGGATGCATTCCACTAATCAAGACAATTAGGAACGTTGAAGGCTGTGATAAAAGTTTAAACAGCGTTGCTTACTCATTCAATGCAAAATTATTACAGCAATTAAACAACTTAAAGACAAAGCTCGGCTTAAAGACTGCTTTGGTTGATGTTTATGGTATGATCCAACGTGCCGTCGTCAACCCTAAAAAATACGGTTAGTATGCCATGTTTACTACTCCTTTAGGTGCCTTTTGTTGTTCCTGAAGTTAATTGCTTTTATTATAACTTTTGTGAGACATgaataatgttatatatttatggttgactttttttatcatgttattaTCAGAAAATATCTATTGATTTTAtagatgattaattttaatcGGAAAATCTGactagttatttttaatgaaattttctttctcttaataacgttttttcatatataagattaaaaatcaaaatcttacttaataaaataagtttaactGATAAACCACTTGTTTTAGTTTAAGGGCAACAAAGGAAAAAGGATTCATATATTAatagatatatataaaatttcaataatttaagGTTGCTTTAGGTGAAAGAGTCTTTAATTGGTCCTTGACATAGTTTTTTATGATCCTCATTTGGGTTGATGGCAGGTTTTGTCGATGGTTCAAAAGGATGTGTTGGGACGGGGACAGTAGAATATGGAGATTCATGCAAAGGGGTGGATACTTGTTCAGATCCAGACAAATATGTATTCTGGGATGCTGTTCATCCAACGCAAAAGATGTACAAGATAATAGCTAATGAGGCCATTGAATCTTTTATTAGTAACTTCTTTTGACAGCGCCACCAATTTAATATATGATGCCTGTATGTCAAAATTTCTTTGTATCAATGTGGAAAAAGACCCCATGTAGTTTCAAACAATACATAAACTGTAGGATTTAAATCTGCAGGCTGTGCAATAATTGATTTTACAATCAAATTTtggtaaattaaatttttagaatttcagAACTACAAATACTATCATAATCCTATGaaaattaatacattaataaCTTCTGGAACCAtgtaacacacacacacaagtcaAAGATCTACAGCTCTAAATCCAGAAATTACAAGTCATCAGATTGATTATGGAATATGATTATAGGGAGTGGATGATACTTTCTGAAGCCATTCTTCTTTGTCTAACAAACCTGTGATCTTCCAATTTTCCGTTCATCCTTTATATGCTCCCAAATTTGATGTCAAAAGTTGGTAGAAATTAATTATCAGGTAGTTATGTACTATCACATATCCATTATCCAAACCAATTTCAATGTTACAGGCATTAAATTTTTTCTGAGAAAGAATTAATAATACACGATTACATGCTATATATACTTAATTATAGGCTTAGTTGAGACTTGGGATCATGCATATTGGTTCTAGACTGCGTaatactagtattttttttttcaaagttggGAAGGATGCATAGGGTTGAGGGCGGGGAAATAAGTCACTTTCATGCAAAGCCAAGAAACttataagaaaagaatattGTTTGGCCTAAGCTCCTAGTGTTCCTCATTCTTAGTTGTTGTTGGCTTTCAGCGTGGAAAGTCTTACATTGTCTACTTCAATTATTGGAGTGCGGTTTAGCCTGACATAGCGTTGGAAAGGCTCAACTAATTTAGCTTGACAAATTGAGGGTCCTTCCTGAATCCTGACTCACTGTGTATGGAAAATGTTTTCAGTGGCAATATTGTGGAAGACAAGATACATAATGGTTTTAATTGCTATCGTGAAAGTAGCTCAAGTTGGTGATCCTTATCTTCTTTTTTGGGTCATTGGTGTTGACGAAAGAGATATCTATACCATCTAATTGATTAAGCATACATCTCatccttttttactcaaattaaGCCACTGTGTTGATTATAAAGGCATTAATTGTACTTGGTATCAAACCAGCATCTGATACGGTTTCAACACTTGTTACAACTTGGCCAATGTGGTTTGTCCTAATTTTGACCGGGATTATTCCAATATGCAAATGAAACAACTTATACTTCAACGCGCGTATTGTTGGGTAGTTTAAAGGCCTTGTCCTATGTTAGCGGTGCAGCAAGGGAAAATCTTGGTGTTCTCGGATAAGTATTTGTTATATTGATGGATGATCTGAGCTCTCTCAAACAATGCAATGAggttgagtttaatttttccaAGCTTGTTTCTTTGGTGATAATTAGGAGAAGGGTGTGAGGAGTGGTGAGTCTTGAGAATTCATCAGGTTTGAGAGAAAAATCATCTAGCACCATGAACTAGCATTTTTTGCAGAAATAGAGGTGGGGTTAGAGCAAGCAAATGGGTTGAGAAAGAAGTGCAGGGTGAAGGAAGTtgtgtttttgttcttgtatTCACTTTTTAGGGGAAATAGATGAAAAGAGGGAGGGCTGGTCAAGGAGAAAAAGAAGTGCAGGACTAACTAACATCTGTTTGTCACTTATGCATCTGACGTACGCTAACATGCACTTGGCATGCATCTCTTTTAATTAACTCGAGTAAAGATTAGTAACAAGGAGgctaatttaaacaaattatcaTAACAACATCTTTCAACGactaatttgattaattattaaagtttatataatctaaaaaactactaatattaattaattctatACCAGAACGGCTACAATCCCATATTAATCGTCACAACTTGTTACACACATTGTCATACAAAAGCTTTAACACATAGTGCATTCTTAATTTATTggttttaatctttaaaaaattatgaaattaatttttataagtgtAATATATTGTCATCTATTTAATTCCTATTGTCATTGACTTCATCTCTAATGATCATTGTGTGAATCATTAACCCCTTAATTCTTTGaggaacaaaattatattttgaagtgaTGGAGATATAAGATGGGTTCAGTGATTAAAGGAgaacaaaagaggaaaaaaaaaatcatagatttGATTCtctattaacaaaaattaattattaataactaacatttatcaataaaaaatatatttaaaggtAATAAGCCTGAATTCATGTAGCACACATAAAGATCAACTATTTCGTGGtagttgattttataaaaaaaaaaaaaaagggactcctcgaggtatttttttttctcatcatgGTGCACAATGCAGGGGAGTGCATTTACTCTTGACTCAACCTTTTGGAGTTCTGATTCGATTTGAACTTTTTGGTCTTTTTGTATGGGGTaactattaattgtttttttagtaaGTATACCAAATcatacatataatataaaatgaaagttCAAATATGATATTTACAGAGAATCACGTAATactcaacaaaataacaatgttcactaattatgactttcgaaaataacaattataatttgattacAACAATGTAAATAACAAGaacttaaataaacaaaaaattaaagagtaaaagaacaagaaactctttttgataatttttacgaACACTTGtagtaaaagaaataagtaaaACAACAATGGATAAAAGTGTTAGGTTGGTTTCACCAAACCATCTCCTCATACATACAAATGTCACTCatctaattcaaaatttaattattaccaTCTACTCAAATTCTGATTCTCGGATAGAAAAAGCCTAAGTCCCTTAACTAAACTAACAATTCTTTGTCTAGCCTAACCAAGtgacttattttaaaaacaagaaTTAAAAGACGACTAACAAGTTGTGTTCCATCCTTAGACATAAAACCCAATAGGTATTTTTCTCCATTTATAAGTTCAAAAGCATTTTACAATGACAATTCAAATCACAACATCAAGCAAAAAAGTGATCAAGCCAAAACAAACATTAATGTAAAGAACacttaataatgaaaaataaacatagattaataattataatgtcTACATAAAGATGGAGGGCAAGGAAGAGCTTCCTAGCCTTCACCCTAACCTAGATGACTCCCCCCAAACCAAATTTGTTGTGAATTTCCATCCTTAGGGCTTTTAAAAGGCTATGGCTTGTGTTGGTTTAAAGATTGTCACGTGTAGTTTGAGACTTAAGCACCGGTTTTATCATACTTAAGCACCATTATGTTGCTGAAAATTTGAGTCTATGAAGCATGGGACTTAAGCCCCATAATATCCATGCTTAAGCCTAACATATATAGAAAGTCATGCTTAAGCCTCAAAAAAGCCATGTTCAAGCCCTAAATGATGTGCAACTCTTCAATATTTCCTTGCTTTGGTCCCACCGTTAGCTGCCACTTTAATCCTCTTACTTCTACatccaaaataaacaaaaattaagataaaaaaattaccaaaatatGCACCCTAAGcttattctaatttatttgcaaattaactattaaaaaggaGAAATAAAGTTTAGAACCCTTGAAATACTGAGATAATATAATTGCcttaaaattatcattcaaaTAAGGTTCGCAAGGTAATTATTAGTAATTTGGCCTTTTAGAATGATAGCTAATTTTTTAACTGTATATCATACTGTACAACTTGTACATATCTAATGTAAATCCTTCCttaatattgataatatatacttattttgcctttaaaaataattaaccacTTGTACGATGTATTTTTATGCGTAACACATTctaaatgtgataactcattaaGGTTGGTTTAGTAGTAACTCATTAAGGTTGGTTTAGTAGTGAGAGATTAAAATAGAATGCATAAAGTTATAAGTTTAAATTTCAGTACAACtattatacacaaaaaaaaaaatcttaatttggtccacatattttatttatacacacaaaaaaaaatcttaatttggttcacatattttattttgttctagGTCAGAAACCATGGATATTTTTTAACTCATTGAATCAAAGACTAATTTCGTTTGCGATGCGTGATTATCGCTGACtcaatcaaattttacacatagtcggaatcaaacatatattctcttattaaatagattatttttatttatgtatatagAACAAGACTTTATATCATTATGTCAATCTTTTAGATTAATTTAATCCATATATTTAAAACATTACTTAATCAATCCTTAAATTGTTAC
The nucleotide sequence above comes from Glycine soja cultivar W05 chromosome 11, ASM419377v2, whole genome shotgun sequence. Encoded proteins:
- the LOC114375433 gene encoding GDSL esterase/lipase At5g45950-like, encoding MELQLILVKMILALAMAMMMMMPCYSVAVDINQQVRQVAAKHNVSCLLVFGDSSVDSGNNNALHTTMKSNFPPYGKDFFDSRPTGRFSNGRLATDFVAEALGYRKAIPPFLDPNLKPEDLQYGVSFASAATGFDDYTAEVSNVLSVSKQIEYFAHYKIHLKNAVGEERAEFITRNALYIISMGTNDFLQNYFLEPTRPKQFSLLEFENFLLSRFSKDVEAMHRLGARRLIIVGVLPLGCIPLIKTIRNVEGCDKSLNSVAYSFNAKLLQQLNNLKTKLGLKTALVDVYGMIQRAVVNPKKYGFVDGSKGCVGTGTVEYGDSCKGVDTCSDPDKYVFWDAVHPTQKMYKIIANEAIESFISNFF